The window AGAAGTACTCCCTGGCGGCGGCGTCCTATGCCCGTGCGGGTGCGCCGCCGGTATTTATCGGGGACCTCCACCTGCGTGCGGTGTGGTGCGCCCGCCAAGAGCGCAGCCCGGAGGTGGAAGACCACCATCTGGAAGCGGCCCTGCTCTGGTTTGAAAGGGCCCAGGCTGGGGGGCTTTCGGGTTTTGAGGCGGCCCGGGCGGCCTATCTGCTGGGGGAACTGAACCGGAGGCTTTCACGGTTTGACGAGGCGGTGCGCTGGTTCAACCGGGTCGATCCCGCCCCGGTCTGGCTGCGGTCCTGGGCCGAAAGGATGTGCCTCCTGGCCCGGGAGAAAAACTTCGTGCTCCAGGTGCTGTAAGAATCAGGCGCCCCGAGTTTTTTCCCACTTTTAGAGGAATTTTGTGCAAGTTGTCGAAGTAGTTCACCGGCATCCGGGCCAAGGAGTGCTTTAGCTTGATCCATCTCTTTAACGTTTCCAAGGTCTATCCCAACGGTACCGTGGCCGTTTTCGATATCAACCTGAGAATCAACAAGGGCGAATTCGTGTTTCTGGTCGGCCCCAGCGGGGCTGGCAAATCGACGCTGACCAGGCTGATCTTCCGGGAACAACTCCCGACTTCCGGCCAGATTTACTTCCGGGAACGTAACGTTCTGCGCTTGCGGCAGCGGGAACTGCTGGCGCTGAGGCGTCAGATCGGGATGGTGTTCCAGGACTTCCGGCTGCTGCCCCGGAAAACGGTGTTTGAAAACGTGGCCTTTGCGCTGGAGGTGCTCGGCCGGTCGCGGCGAGTGATCCGGGAACAGGTACCGCTAGCGTTGGCTCAGGTGGGCCTGACGGGGAAAGAGGACGCTTTTCCCGCCGAACTGTCGGGCGGGGAACAGCAACGGGTGGGCGTGGCCCGCGCGATTGTCAAGAAACCGCTGCTGATCCTGGCGGACGAACCCACCGGCAACCTGGATCCGGACACCTCTTGGGAACTAATGGAGCTTTTCGAGCGCGTCAACCGTGACGGCACCACCGTGGTGATCGCCACCCACGCCTGGGACATTGTGAACCGGATGCGCAAACGGGTGGTGGCGCTCGAAAACGGTCGTCTGGTACGGGACGAAGAGCAGGGGAGTTACAGCCATGGGGCTTAACTCCCTGTGGTACTGCCTTCGTCAGACTTTTGTATCCCTGAACCGGAATTGCTGGCTTGGGGTGGCGTCCACGGCGATGATCGCGGTCACCCTGGTGATCCTGGGTACATTTCTCCTGGTGGCGGTGAACGCCGGCCACTTCATGCGGAGCATCGAGTCCACCGTGGAAATCAACGTGTTTCTGGAGGATGGGGCCGATGTCCGGGATCTCCGGCAGCGGTTGGACGGTCTGCAGGGGGTGGAGCAATACACCTTTGTGTCCAAGGAGCAGGCGCTGCGGGAACTGAAGAAGTCGTTCGGCGAGAAAAGCGACCTGCTGGCCGGTTTCGAGGGCGAGAACAACCCCCTCCCCGATAGTTTCCGGGTGAAAGCCCAGGAGGCCGGGCTGGTGCCGGCACTGGCGCACCAGATCTCCTTTTTCCCGGGCGTGAATAAGGTCCGTTACGGTGAGGAGTATGTCGAACGATTGGTCGAAGTCGTGCGCTGGGTCAATGTGATCGCACTGGGTGCGGTAATTCTACTGGCCGCCGCCGCTGTGTTCCTGATTGTAACCACCATCCGCCTGTCGCTGGTGGCGCGGGAGGATGAGGTCGGCATCATGAAATACCTCGGGGCGAGCAACTGGTTCGTCCGCTCCCCGTTTATGATGGAGGGGATGTTCGTCGGCTTGGCCGGCGCGCTGATTGCGGTGACGGTGTTGGGGTGGGCTTATTACTGTCTGCTGGTCGAGCTGCAAGGGGTGGACCTGATCTTTTTCCTGCGGCCGGTCACCGACCGGGAGACGCTGGGACCCCTTTTCCTCGGGCTTCTGGGCCTGGGGGTCCTGATGGGGGGCGTTGGCAGCTGGATTTCCCTGCGGAAATTCCTGCGGGTTTAGCAATAAGCGGCCTTGAGCCGTGACCTTCAGCAACCGATAGAAAAAGTGACCGATCCGTGTTTCCGGAAGGAGGCTCCCGGTTTTGCGCCGTTCCTGGATCACCGCCGGATTGATCGCGGTCCTGCTCCTCGTCTTCGCCGGTTCGTATACGCTGGCCTACGGCGGGTTGGAGCAGCAGTTGGAGCAGACGCGGCGGCAACTTGAATCGGCCCGGCAGCGGACCGAATCGGTCCGTGGCGAGGTGCGCCACTTCACCCGGGAGATCGCGGTCATCGACAATTCAATTAAGGGCCGGTTGTTGCGGATTGATCAGTTGACCGCCCTGCTGCACGAGGTGACGGCGCGCTTGAAGGAAGCCGAGAGCGAACTTGCCGACGCCGAGGCCCGGCTGCAGGAGATGAATGCGCTGTTTGCGGCCCGGGTCCGCAGCGCCTACGAAAACGGGAACATCACCTACCTGGAGGTGTTGTTGGGTGCCCAAAGTTTCAACGAATTCGTTACCCGGGTCGAGTTCTTAAAGGAGATCCTGGCCCGGGACGTGGCCCTAATCGAGCAGATTGAAGAGGAACGGCTGGCGATTGAACGCCAGAAAGAGGCCATCGAGGAGCGGCGGGCGCAGGTGCAGTCCCTGCGTTCCGAGCAGGAAGCGGCCTACCGGTCCCTTTTGAACGAGCAGCGGGAGAAAGAATCCCTGCTCGCCGTCGCCCGCGGCAACCTGGCGCAGTTCGAGGCCGAAGTAGACAAGCTGGAACGCGAAGAACAGGAGATCTTGCGCCAGATCGCCCTGCAGCGGGCGGGTAAGGATGTTCTGCATACCGGCAAGTTCGCCTGGCCGGTTCCAAACTATACCCGGGTGTCCTCGGACTTCGGCTGGCGCCGGCACCCGATCCTGGGAGTGCAGCGGTTCCACGACGGCATCGACATCCCGGCGCCCTACGGGGCGGCGGTGGTGGCGGGGGGCACCGGGCGGGTCCTTTACGTGGGTACCCTCCGGGGTTACGGCAACGTGATCGTGCTCGACCACGGCGGGGGCGTGACCACGCTCTACGCCCATCTGTCTACCATGGGGGTCAGCGAGGGCCAAATAGTGGCCCAAGGCGAAACTATCGCTCGGGTCGGCAGCACCGGCCTTTCCACCGGACCACACCTCCACTTTACCGTTCGGGAGCACGGAGAGGTTGTCAGTCCCTGGAATTATCTCCGGTAAACGGTTTACCGGCTAAAGTCACCGCGGGGCCGCCTCGGGGCGGCCCTTAGTCTTGCGCGGTTGTAATTTGGGACGGGCTAAGATAGTATAATAGCGTACCTAACCCTATGCTACGGTGGTGTTTTATATTGCCTCGCCGGCAGTCGATGCGTTGGTTCTTTTACGGGATGGGGTCACTCCTGGTCGGGGCGGTCATCGTCCTGAACTTCGCGGTGTTTACCAACTTCAAACAACTGGGCAACCTGGTCCAGGTGGTTCGCCTGGTGCACGCCGAGTACCTGGAGGCGATGGACAGCGAGCGGATGATTGAAGGCGCCATCCGCGGCGTGGTGGAGGCCCTGGACGACCCGTATTCGGTATACCTGGAGCCGGAAACCTACGCCCGGTTTATGGAACAGGTGAAGGGCTCCTTCGGCGGCATCGGGATCCTGGTCGGGTACCGTGACGAAGGGCTGACCGTGGTCCGCCCGTACGAGGGCACCCCCGCGGCCGAGGCCGGGCTTCGGGCCGGAGATGTGATCCTGGCCGTGGACGGCAAGGATACCCGGGATATGGACCTGGAAACCGCGGTGATGCTGATGCGCGGCGAGGTGGGCACTCAGGTGCGGCTTACGATTCGGCGGGACAGTAGCGGGGAACCGCTGGAGTTTATGGTGGTCCGGCGGCAGATCCAGGTTCCGACGGTGGAGGGGGAACTCAAGGACGGTGGGATCGGCTATGTGGTCATCAGTCAGTTCACCGAAAAGACGGGCGGTGAGTTGGCCTACCTGTTGAACAGCTTTGAGAGCGGCCTGCGCGGCCTGATCCTGGACCTGCGTGACAACCCGGGCGGTGACCTGATGGCGGCGGTCGAGGTGGCCGACCTCTTCCTGGGCACCGGCCCGATCGTGCACATCGACTACCGTACCGGCGAAGACGAGACTTACTACGCTGAAAAACACCGTCTGGAAGTGCCGCTGGTGGTGCTGATCAACCGGACCACGGCCAGCGCCGCCGAAATTGTGGCTGGCGCGGTCAAAGATACGAAATCCGGCATCCTGATCGGCACCCAGACTTACGGCAAAGGGGTGGTACAAAACGTATTCCCGCTCCGGAACGGGGCCGGCCTGAAACTGACCACGGCCCGCTACCTGACGCCTTTGGGTTACGACCTGAACCGGAAGGGGATCAAGCCCCATATCGAGGTGGAGGATTCGGCCGATTTCGAGTCCGATCCGCAGCTTGAGAAAGCCCTGGAAATCCTGAAAGCGGGGCTAAAATAAGATGGCTCCTGGGGGTTTCCCCTTTGAATGGGCGTTGGGGGCCGTGTTCACCTCGGTGGTGCACGCCCTGTTCCACCCCCTGTTCTGGCTGGTCATCGTGCTGGTTGCTTTTCAGTACCGGCGCATCGCCCAGTTACGGGCCGGTTTCTTTGGGGCCCGCGGCAACTCTATCCTGGCCGACACCCTGACCGCCACCGCCTACGGGTTCGGCGGCGGGCTGATTGGCGGTTACCTCATCTTCCTGACCGGAATAACCATTCACGGTTCCGGGCTGTTTTACCTCCTGCCGGTAGCCATACTGCTCATGCTGGTCAATCCGCGCCTGCTCTGTTTCGCTTACGGCGGCGGGGTGCTGGCCGTCAGCAACCTGCTGTTCGGTTTCCCGGATATCAGTATTCCCACCGTGATGGCCTTGGTGGCCATCCTCCACTTTGTCGAGAGCATATTGATCCTGGCCAGCGGGCACCTGGGTGCGGTGCCCGCCTACATCCGCCTCCCCGGAGGACGGATAGTCGGGGGCTTCACCCTGCAAAAGTTCTGGCCGATCCCGATTGTCGCCCTGACCATCGTTACGGGTACCATGGCCCCCGGAATGGAACTGGTGGCGATGCCCGAATGGTGGCCGCTGATCAAACCGGACTTGCCGTTTGGCACTGGCACTGGCACCGTGGTCTTCGCCATGATGACCCTGGTGGCCGGCCTGGGCTACGCGGACATTGCCACCTCCCGCCTACCCGCCGACAAGACCCGGATCAGCGCCCTATACCTGGCCGGCTACAGCGTCACGCTGTTCGTCCTGGCCGTACTGGCCCTGTCCGGAGGCGGGGCCGCTTGGCTGGCGGCCCTTTTCGCCCCGCTTGGTCACGAACTCATTATTCACATCAGCAAACACATGGAACTGCACAGCCGCCCCCTGTTTGTACCCCATCCGGCCGGGTTGATGGTCCTGGACGTTTTGCCGCACTCGCCCGCCTGGCGGGCGGGTATCAGGTCCGGGGACGTCATCGTGGAGATCAACGGCTTCCGGGTGCACACCCGCGCC is drawn from Candidatus Desulforudis audaxviator MP104C and contains these coding sequences:
- a CDS encoding S41 family peptidase, whose product is MPRRQSMRWFFYGMGSLLVGAVIVLNFAVFTNFKQLGNLVQVVRLVHAEYLEAMDSERMIEGAIRGVVEALDDPYSVYLEPETYARFMEQVKGSFGGIGILVGYRDEGLTVVRPYEGTPAAEAGLRAGDVILAVDGKDTRDMDLETAVMLMRGEVGTQVRLTIRRDSSGEPLEFMVVRRQIQVPTVEGELKDGGIGYVVISQFTEKTGGELAYLLNSFESGLRGLILDLRDNPGGDLMAAVEVADLFLGTGPIVHIDYRTGEDETYYAEKHRLEVPLVVLINRTTASAAEIVAGAVKDTKSGILIGTQTYGKGVVQNVFPLRNGAGLKLTTARYLTPLGYDLNRKGIKPHIEVEDSADFESDPQLEKALEILKAGLK
- the ftsX gene encoding permease-like cell division protein FtsX; amino-acid sequence: MGLNSLWYCLRQTFVSLNRNCWLGVASTAMIAVTLVILGTFLLVAVNAGHFMRSIESTVEINVFLEDGADVRDLRQRLDGLQGVEQYTFVSKEQALRELKKSFGEKSDLLAGFEGENNPLPDSFRVKAQEAGLVPALAHQISFFPGVNKVRYGEEYVERLVEVVRWVNVIALGAVILLAAAAVFLIVTTIRLSLVAREDEVGIMKYLGASNWFVRSPFMMEGMFVGLAGALIAVTVLGWAYYCLLVELQGVDLIFFLRPVTDRETLGPLFLGLLGLGVLMGGVGSWISLRKFLRV
- the ftsE gene encoding cell division ATP-binding protein FtsE, coding for MIHLFNVSKVYPNGTVAVFDINLRINKGEFVFLVGPSGAGKSTLTRLIFREQLPTSGQIYFRERNVLRLRQRELLALRRQIGMVFQDFRLLPRKTVFENVAFALEVLGRSRRVIREQVPLALAQVGLTGKEDAFPAELSGGEQQRVGVARAIVKKPLLILADEPTGNLDPDTSWELMELFERVNRDGTTVVIATHAWDIVNRMRKRVVALENGRLVRDEEQGSYSHGA
- a CDS encoding DUF2225 domain-containing protein, translated to MIKSPVPCRLLCSECLATFPAEVMEMTGTGGWLESDLCYQSHGTFPYPYLVAVCPCCGWAAYIRDFEKLAYLPRYSGGIMAKALRDYLREDRLRFPGSKKYSLAAASYARAGAPPVFIGDLHLRAVWCARQERSPEVEDHHLEAALLWFERAQAGGLSGFEAARAAYLLGELNRRLSRFDEAVRWFNRVDPAPVWLRSWAERMCLLAREKNFVLQVL
- a CDS encoding murein hydrolase activator EnvC family protein, which encodes MRRSWITAGLIAVLLLVFAGSYTLAYGGLEQQLEQTRRQLESARQRTESVRGEVRHFTREIAVIDNSIKGRLLRIDQLTALLHEVTARLKEAESELADAEARLQEMNALFAARVRSAYENGNITYLEVLLGAQSFNEFVTRVEFLKEILARDVALIEQIEEERLAIERQKEAIEERRAQVQSLRSEQEAAYRSLLNEQREKESLLAVARGNLAQFEAEVDKLEREEQEILRQIALQRAGKDVLHTGKFAWPVPNYTRVSSDFGWRRHPILGVQRFHDGIDIPAPYGAAVVAGGTGRVLYVGTLRGYGNVIVLDHGGGVTTLYAHLSTMGVSEGQIVAQGETIARVGSTGLSTGPHLHFTVREHGEVVSPWNYLR
- a CDS encoding PDZ domain-containing protein, encoding MAPGGFPFEWALGAVFTSVVHALFHPLFWLVIVLVAFQYRRIAQLRAGFFGARGNSILADTLTATAYGFGGGLIGGYLIFLTGITIHGSGLFYLLPVAILLMLVNPRLLCFAYGGGVLAVSNLLFGFPDISIPTVMALVAILHFVESILILASGHLGAVPAYIRLPGGRIVGGFTLQKFWPIPIVALTIVTGTMAPGMELVAMPEWWPLIKPDLPFGTGTGTVVFAMMTLVAGLGYADIATSRLPADKTRISALYLAGYSVTLFVLAVLALSGGGAAWLAALFAPLGHELIIHISKHMELHSRPLFVPHPAGLMVLDVLPHSPAWRAGIRSGDVIVEINGFRVHTRADMHPALVQPGLKEVGYLRRGTHFRRENVRLSAGELFGVMPVPEGTERVYLELDGTPPVKRWLERWRGV